One window from the genome of Pseudomonadota bacterium encodes:
- a CDS encoding DUF4166 domain-containing protein: protein MPSNSWRAMVTRAMYLRLFGHFIPVPLTMLMGKGYAEEIAVDDERFDMIVNITHPWWGKIYEYKGRFKIVEQAEN from the coding sequence ATGCCCTCAAATTCATGGCGCGCTATGGTGACGCGGGCAATGTATTTACGGCTGTTTGGCCACTTCATTCCCGTTCCGCTGACCATGCTGATGGGGAAAGGCTATGCGGAAGAGATTGCTGTGGATGATGAAAGATTTGATATGATTGTAAATATCACGCATCCGTGGTGGGGGAAGATCTATGAATATAAAGGCCGTTTTAAAATTGTGGAGCAGGCTGAAAACTGA
- a CDS encoding acyltransferase translates to MAGFGDYFSIRRSEKAIAPLDGLRAFAVILVVFRHATLPFMPQEGALLPVGGWDAAFPMMNGWIGVDLFFILSGFLISYHICNRYLEKNTSMHWRDYIFRRLLRILPAYYTVLFLVVLGVFPGYVPPAGDITAGNVIKHLFLLQDYTGSNLLVVFWSLGVEEKFYFLCPFFLMALLKTDKVRIHYTVMALMIALLPLIRWVTVLMHPEINDYPGFFTMLRSPFHVTLDGLLVGILCALVYRNKPHLEALRKTSAPECLFWGGFLGIAAFLVSDDHLRQIGFFDKVFMESYLALCFGSIVMACLLGVRACKLLSARILFYIGTLSYSLYLLHFALLPLAVKATAVVLAGYGINWLTVPAVGLPVLLLIFWVISLSATLALYYGVEKPFLLLRDVKKSKKA, encoded by the coding sequence ATGGCAGGTTTTGGCGACTATTTTTCCATACGGCGTTCTGAAAAGGCGATTGCGCCGCTGGACGGGCTGCGGGCATTTGCCGTCATTCTGGTCGTGTTCCGTCACGCGACGCTGCCGTTTATGCCGCAAGAAGGTGCGCTTCTGCCCGTTGGCGGCTGGGATGCGGCTTTTCCGATGATGAATGGCTGGATCGGTGTTGATCTTTTCTTTATCCTCAGCGGCTTTCTGATTAGCTATCATATTTGCAACCGCTATCTGGAAAAAAACACGTCCATGCATTGGCGTGATTATATCTTCCGCCGTTTGCTCAGAATTCTGCCGGCCTATTATACCGTGCTGTTTTTGGTGGTGTTGGGCGTATTTCCCGGATATGTGCCGCCTGCGGGGGACATCACTGCGGGTAATGTTATAAAACACCTCTTTCTGCTGCAGGATTATACCGGCTCCAATCTGCTGGTGGTGTTCTGGAGTCTGGGAGTAGAGGAAAAATTCTATTTCCTGTGCCCGTTTTTTCTGATGGCGCTGCTGAAAACTGACAAGGTGCGCATTCATTATACGGTCATGGCGCTGATGATTGCGCTGCTGCCGCTGATACGCTGGGTGACCGTGCTGATGCATCCTGAAATCAACGATTATCCCGGTTTTTTTACGATGTTGCGCAGCCCGTTTCATGTAACGCTGGACGGTCTGCTGGTCGGTATCCTGTGCGCACTCGTTTATCGCAATAAGCCGCATCTGGAGGCTTTGCGCAAAACATCTGCGCCGGAATGTCTGTTCTGGGGCGGGTTTCTGGGGATTGCCGCTTTTCTGGTATCCGACGACCATTTGCGGCAAATCGGCTTTTTTGACAAAGTCTTCATGGAAAGCTATCTGGCGCTGTGTTTCGGCAGTATCGTTATGGCCTGCCTGCTGGGCGTGCGCGCCTGTAAGCTGCTGTCCGCCCGCATATTGTTTTATATCGGCACGCTGTCCTACAGCCTGTATCTGCTGCATTTTGCACTGCTGCCTTTGGCGGTGAAAGCGACGGCGGTGGTGTTGGCGGGCTATGGCATTAACTGGCTGACCGTACCGGCGGTCGGTCTTCCCGTGCTCCTGCTGATATTCTGGGTGATCTCGCTGAGTGCAACGCTGGCATTGTATTACGGCGTTGAAAAACCGTTCCTGCTGTTGCGTGATGTGAAGAAAAGCAAAAAAGCCTAG
- a CDS encoding ribbon-helix-helix domain-containing protein, with protein MTGNKISPCKVVKRSVAVAGHPTSVTMEFAFWEILDQIAARDDMSVSALITAVDDANKGKCTLSAALRVYILKRVTR; from the coding sequence ATGACGGGAAACAAAATCTCGCCCTGCAAAGTCGTAAAACGCTCCGTCGCCGTGGCGGGGCATCCGACCAGCGTCACGATGGAATTCGCCTTTTGGGAAATCCTCGACCAAATCGCCGCGCGGGATGATATGTCCGTCAGCGCCCTGATTACCGCCGTTGACGACGCCAATAAAGGCAAATGCACCCTGTCGGCGGCCTTGCGCGTTTATATCCTCAAACGCGTCACGCGGTAG
- the fumC gene encoding class II fumarate hydratase — MQKNTENGSATVRMESDSMGEIAVPADKYWGAQTQRSRENFEIGGETMPAPLIRALGIQKKAAALTNMELGELEKNIGEAIVKAADEVISGGLNDHFPLVVWQTGSGTQTNMNANEVIANRAIEMLGGKIGSKTPVHPNDHCNRGQSSNDTFPAVMHIAAVEEINNNMLPALAHLHKVLDGKATAFKDIIKIGRTHLQDATPVTLGQEFSGYAAQIAYGIERVKTTLPRLSELAQGGTAVGTGLNCKIGFAELFAKKVSEITGLSFVTAENKFEALAAHDAVVEASGALNTLACSLMKIANDIRLLGSGPRSGIGEILLPENEPGSSIMPGKVNPTQCEALTMVAAQVMGNNTTITIAGSNGHFELNVFKPVMIYNLLQSIRLLADSAHSFADKCVVGIEANQKRITELMQQSLMLVTALNPHIGYDNAAKIAKKAHQEGTTLKEAALALDLLTAEQFDEYVRPEDMVAPRK; from the coding sequence ATGCAAAAGAACACGGAAAACGGCAGCGCAACAGTACGGATGGAAAGCGACTCGATGGGAGAGATCGCCGTTCCCGCAGACAAATACTGGGGCGCACAGACGCAGCGCTCGCGCGAGAATTTCGAAATCGGCGGCGAAACCATGCCCGCGCCGCTCATCCGCGCCCTCGGCATTCAGAAAAAAGCTGCCGCCCTGACCAATATGGAACTCGGAGAGCTGGAAAAAAATATCGGCGAGGCAATCGTCAAAGCCGCCGATGAAGTGATTTCGGGCGGATTGAACGACCATTTCCCGCTGGTTGTCTGGCAGACAGGCTCAGGCACGCAAACCAATATGAATGCCAATGAAGTCATCGCCAACCGCGCCATTGAAATGCTGGGCGGCAAAATCGGCAGTAAAACCCCCGTCCATCCGAATGACCATTGCAACCGCGGCCAGTCCTCCAATGATACATTTCCCGCCGTGATGCATATTGCTGCTGTGGAGGAAATCAACAACAATATGCTGCCCGCACTGGCGCATCTGCACAAAGTGCTGGACGGCAAGGCAACGGCCTTTAAAGACATCATCAAAATCGGCCGCACCCATTTGCAGGATGCCACGCCTGTGACACTGGGGCAGGAATTTTCCGGCTATGCCGCGCAAATCGCCTATGGTATCGAACGCGTCAAAACAACACTGCCGCGCCTGTCTGAACTGGCGCAGGGCGGTACGGCCGTTGGTACAGGACTGAACTGTAAAATCGGCTTTGCCGAGCTGTTTGCCAAAAAAGTCTCCGAGATCACAGGGCTTTCCTTTGTCACGGCGGAAAACAAATTCGAGGCGCTTGCCGCGCATGATGCGGTGGTCGAGGCGTCGGGCGCGCTGAATACGCTGGCTTGTTCGCTGATGAAAATTGCCAATGACATCCGTCTGCTCGGCTCCGGTCCGCGTTCGGGTATCGGTGAAATTCTGCTGCCGGAAAACGAGCCCGGCTCCTCCATCATGCCGGGCAAGGTCAATCCGACGCAATGCGAGGCGCTGACGATGGTCGCCGCGCAGGTGATGGGCAACAACACCACAATCACCATTGCGGGCTCAAACGGTCATTTCGAGCTGAATGTCTTTAAGCCGGTGATGATCTATAATTTGCTGCAATCCATCCGCCTGCTGGCAGATTCCGCGCACAGCTTTGCCGATAAATGCGTTGTCGGGATTGAGGCCAATCAGAAACGGATTACCGAACTGATGCAGCAAAGCCTGATGCTGGTCACGGCGCTGAACCCGCATATCGGCTATGATAATGCGGCAAAAATCGCCAAAAAGGCGCATCAGGAGGGAACAACCTTGAAAGAGGCGGCGCTGGCGCTTGACCTGCTGACAGCGGAACAATTCGATGAATATGTCCGCCCTGAAGATATGGTTGCACCGCGTAAATAA
- a CDS encoding SOS response-associated peptidase codes for MCGRYSQNSPIEKLRDVFGVMERFNFPPSYNIAPTQYAPVVRFSKAKGRNELTLMRWGLVPFWAKDIEIGNKLINARAETLAEKPSFRGALKYRRCIIPADGFYEWQKQASGKQPFNIRRHDHEPLGFAGLWEEWGEDRLHSFTIITTDANDTVKPVHARMPVILDKADYAAWLESGETKLLKPCPDDWLEAYPVSKRVNSPANNDAALLAPAL; via the coding sequence ATGTGCGGACGATACAGCCAAAATTCCCCGATTGAAAAACTGCGTGACGTGTTCGGCGTCATGGAGCGGTTTAATTTTCCGCCCAGCTACAATATCGCGCCGACGCAATATGCGCCGGTTGTGCGTTTTTCGAAAGCCAAGGGACGGAACGAATTGACCCTGATGCGCTGGGGGCTGGTTCCCTTTTGGGCGAAAGATATTGAAATCGGCAATAAGCTGATAAATGCCCGTGCGGAAACGCTGGCGGAAAAGCCGTCATTCCGCGGTGCCTTGAAATACCGCCGCTGCATCATCCCCGCAGACGGTTTTTACGAATGGCAAAAACAGGCAAGCGGCAAACAGCCTTTCAATATCCGCCGCCATGATCATGAGCCACTGGGCTTTGCAGGGCTATGGGAGGAATGGGGCGAAGACAGGCTGCACAGCTTTACCATTATCACAACCGATGCCAATGATACCGTGAAACCGGTTCATGCCCGTATGCCCGTTATTCTGGACAAGGCTGATTATGCCGCATGGCTGGAAAGCGGCGAGACCAAGCTGCTCAAGCCCTGCCCTGATGACTGGCTGGAAGCCTATCCCGTCAGCAAGCGCGTTAACAGCCCCGCGAATAATGACGCGGCATTACTTGCCCCCGCCCTGTAG
- a CDS encoding electron transfer flavoprotein subunit alpha/FixB family protein — MSILVIAEHDNQTVKSATLHTVTAAAKLGGDVHVLVAGKDCGAAADAAAKIAGVAKVLKADDASLEHQLAENIAPLIVALAGGYSHILAAATTFGKNLLPRAAALLDTQMISDISDIVSADTFVRPIYAGNALATVQTGEALKILTVRTTGFEAAAEEGGSAAVEDAAGAAESGLTGFVTRELTVSERPELGDARIVVSGGRGLGSQEEFERLIPPLADKLGAAIGASRAAVDAGWVPNDYQVGQTGKQVAPEIYIAIGISGAIQHLAGMKDSKVIIAINKDAEAPIFKIADIGLVGDLQEILPELMKVLDGTNGLQKTA, encoded by the coding sequence ATGAGCATTCTCGTTATTGCGGAACATGATAACCAAACAGTAAAAAGCGCGACCCTGCACACGGTCACGGCAGCAGCAAAGCTGGGCGGTGATGTGCATGTGCTGGTTGCGGGCAAGGATTGCGGTGCGGCGGCGGATGCGGCGGCGAAAATCGCAGGCGTTGCCAAAGTGCTGAAAGCCGATGATGCCTCGCTGGAACACCAGCTGGCGGAAAATATCGCGCCGCTGATTGTCGCGCTTGCGGGCGGCTACAGCCATATTCTGGCGGCGGCGACGACCTTCGGCAAAAACCTGCTGCCGCGTGCGGCGGCTTTGCTGGACACGCAGATGATCTCCGACATTTCCGACATCGTCAGCGCCGATACCTTCGTGCGCCCGATCTATGCGGGGAACGCGCTTGCCACCGTGCAAACGGGTGAGGCACTGAAAATTCTGACCGTGCGTACCACAGGCTTTGAGGCCGCCGCAGAGGAAGGCGGCAGCGCCGCAGTGGAAGATGCCGCAGGCGCGGCGGAAAGCGGTCTGACAGGTTTTGTCACGCGTGAACTGACGGTCTCCGAACGTCCCGAGCTGGGCGATGCCCGCATCGTTGTCTCCGGCGGGCGCGGTCTTGGCAGTCAGGAAGAATTCGAACGCCTGATCCCGCCGCTGGCGGATAAGCTGGGCGCGGCAATCGGTGCATCACGCGCCGCGGTCGATGCGGGCTGGGTACCGAATGATTATCAGGTCGGTCAAACAGGCAAACAGGTTGCGCCCGAGATTTATATCGCCATCGGTATTTCCGGTGCAATCCAGCATCTGGCAGGCATGAAGGATTCCAAAGTCATTATCGCCATCAACAAAGACGCCGAAGCGCCGATTTTCAAAATCGCCGATATCGGCCTTGTCGGTGACCTACAGGAAATCCTCCCCGAGCTGATGAAAGTCCTCGACGGCACCAACGGCCTGCAAAAAACCGCGTGA
- a CDS encoding valine--tRNA ligase, translating to MLDKTFEPKSVEDKHYKRWEDSGVFAANVDSNRTAYTIPMPPPNVTGSLHMGHALTMTLQDILTRYRRMRGDDTLWQPGTDHAGIATQMVVERELNKEGIKRQELGREKFLEKVWEWKEQSGNTITTQLRRLGASPDWERERFTMDDGLSDAVKKVFVQLYKEGLIYKDKRLVNWDPKLHTAVSDLEVSMLEKQGHMWNLKYPLTDDPSKFIEVGTTRPETMLGDSAVAVHPEDERYKDLIGKTVTLPLVGREIPIVADDYADPEQGTGAVKITPAHDFNDFEVGRRHDLELINILDADAKINENAPAEYQGMDRFDARKKIIEEFEKLGLLGEITEITHSVPYDEKSKQTVLEPWLTDQWYCDAATLAKPAIEAVEDGRTEFVPKNWEKTYFEWMRNIQPWCISRQLWWGHRIPAWYADDGQVFVAEDEEDAYAQARKHYGKDDVTLTQDEDVLDTWFSSALWPFSTLGWPEQTKELGRYYPADTLITGFDIIFFWVARMMMMGLHFMGDVPFRKVYIHALVRDEHGQKMSKTKGNIVDPLDVIDEYGADALRFTLTALAAQGRDIKLAPGRVEGYRNFATKLWNVARYCEMNDCKPVADFDPAKVSHAVNRWIVSELALLSQKTAEALDAYKFNEAANHLYHFAWGTFCDWYVEMSKPLLQGDDEAAKAETRATAAWVFDQLILMLNPVMPFISEELHAHLHGKNPDATDKQEWLLTASWPEFDDSAIDRKAIDDMDWVIRLITTVRRVRGDMNVPPGAFIHMLLRGASDENLKRLDAHLDIIKRLARLESITPHDGDAPQGSIQDVVDEATIILPLADVIDMDQERARLKKEIEKVEAEIGKIKKKLSNENFLQKAPEEVVAEQKSRQAEAEDAHEKLMLALKQLGAA from the coding sequence ATGCTGGATAAAACATTCGAACCGAAATCCGTTGAAGATAAACATTACAAACGCTGGGAAGACAGCGGTGTGTTTGCGGCGAATGTGGATAGCAACCGCACGGCCTATACCATTCCGATGCCGCCGCCGAACGTGACCGGCAGTCTGCATATGGGCCATGCTTTGACCATGACCTTGCAGGACATTCTGACGCGTTACCGCCGTATGCGCGGCGATGACACGCTGTGGCAGCCGGGCACCGACCATGCCGGTATCGCCACGCAAATGGTTGTCGAGCGTGAATTGAACAAAGAAGGTATTAAACGTCAGGAGTTGGGACGCGAGAAATTCCTTGAAAAAGTCTGGGAATGGAAGGAGCAATCCGGCAATACCATCACCACGCAGCTGCGCCGTCTTGGTGCCTCCCCCGATTGGGAGCGCGAGCGCTTTACGATGGATGACGGGCTGTCCGATGCCGTAAAAAAGGTGTTTGTCCAGCTGTATAAAGAAGGTTTGATCTACAAGGATAAGCGCCTTGTGAACTGGGATCCGAAGCTGCACACCGCCGTTTCCGATCTGGAAGTCAGCATGCTGGAGAAACAGGGTCATATGTGGAATTTGAAATATCCACTGACAGATGACCCGTCAAAATTTATCGAGGTCGGCACGACCCGCCCTGAAACCATGCTGGGCGATAGCGCCGTTGCCGTTCACCCCGAAGATGAACGCTATAAGGATTTGATCGGCAAAACCGTGACCCTGCCGCTTGTCGGACGCGAGATTCCGATTGTCGCCGATGATTATGCCGACCCCGAACAGGGTACCGGTGCGGTGAAGATTACCCCCGCCCATGATTTCAATGATTTTGAAGTCGGGCGGCGGCATGATCTGGAGCTGATCAATATTCTGGATGCCGATGCGAAAATCAATGAAAACGCGCCTGCGGAATATCAGGGCATGGATCGCTTTGACGCCCGCAAGAAAATCATCGAAGAATTCGAGAAGCTCGGGTTGTTGGGCGAAATTACCGAGATTACCCATTCCGTCCCCTATGACGAGAAAAGCAAGCAAACGGTCTTGGAGCCGTGGCTGACCGATCAATGGTATTGTGATGCCGCCACGCTCGCCAAACCCGCGATTGAAGCCGTTGAAGACGGACGCACGGAATTTGTGCCGAAAAACTGGGAAAAAACCTATTTTGAATGGATGCGCAATATCCAGCCCTGGTGTATTTCGCGCCAGCTGTGGTGGGGACACCGGATTCCGGCGTGGTATGCGGATGACGGACAGGTTTTCGTTGCCGAGGACGAGGAAGATGCCTATGCACAGGCGCGCAAACATTACGGCAAGGATGATGTGACGCTGACGCAGGATGAAGACGTACTGGATACGTGGTTTTCTTCCGCTCTGTGGCCCTTCTCTACCCTTGGCTGGCCGGAACAGACGAAAGAGCTGGGGCGTTACTATCCCGCCGATACGCTGATTACAGGTTTTGACATCATCTTCTTCTGGGTTGCCCGTATGATGATGATGGGGCTGCATTTCATGGGAGATGTTCCCTTCCGCAAAGTTTATATTCATGCCCTCGTCCGTGACGAACACGGGCAGAAAATGTCAAAAACCAAGGGCAATATCGTTGACCCGCTGGATGTGATTGACGAATACGGCGCGGATGCGCTGCGCTTTACCCTCACCGCGCTGGCCGCGCAGGGGCGCGATATCAAACTGGCACCGGGTCGCGTGGAAGGTTACCGCAACTTTGCCACAAAGCTGTGGAATGTCGCCCGTTACTGTGAAATGAATGATTGTAAACCCGTTGCGGATTTTGATCCGGCAAAGGTCAGCCATGCCGTCAATCGCTGGATTGTCAGCGAGCTTGCCTTGCTGAGCCAAAAAACCGCCGAAGCGCTGGATGCCTATAAATTCAACGAAGCGGCCAACCATCTGTATCATTTCGCATGGGGCACTTTCTGTGACTGGTATGTGGAAATGTCGAAACCGCTGCTGCAAGGCGATGACGAGGCCGCAAAAGCCGAAACCCGCGCCACTGCCGCATGGGTGTTTGACCAGCTGATTTTGATGCTGAACCCCGTGATGCCCTTTATTTCCGAAGAACTGCACGCGCATCTGCACGGCAAAAACCCCGATGCAACGGATAAGCAGGAATGGTTGCTGACGGCATCATGGCCGGAATTTGACGACAGCGCGATCGACCGCAAGGCGATTGACGATATGGATTGGGTGATCCGTTTGATTACCACCGTCCGCCGTGTGCGCGGTGATATGAATGTGCCGCCGGGGGCGTTTATCCATATGCTGCTGCGCGGAGCATCTGACGAAAACTTGAAGCGTCTGGACGCGCATCTGGACATCATCAAGCGTTTGGCGCGTCTGGAAAGCATTACGCCACATGACGGTGACGCGCCGCAAGGCAGCATTCAGGATGTGGTGGATGAAGCGACCATCATTCTGCCGCTGGCCGATGTGATTGATATGGATCAGGAGCGCGCACGCCTCAAGAAAGAGATTGAGAAAGTCGAAGCAGAGATCGGGAAAATAAAGAAAAAACTCTCGAACGAAAACTTTCTTCAGAAAGCGCCGGAAGAAGTCGTTGCCGAGCAAAAATCCCGCCAAGCCGAGGCCGAAGATGCGCATGAAAAGCTGATGCTGGCCCTGAAACAATTAGGAGCAGCATAA
- a CDS encoding bifunctional diguanylate cyclase/phosphodiesterase → MFEDDKDKNATDQAKKTTLDYETIQKFLRDMGEAAYHWDAKQDSLSWISSECKDFRFADGIADMNAFQKQLNPQDAAGRQAFIHELSQAEPGTKRDMSYRVNAADGRVFEVRETATSARDGDGGCYIYGRIQPHKQVESFEKDKLTGLYMRQWFLHRITAESADAAAAGKDAAGHVLAIGIDRLAMYNEAFGAHVTDEIIRGVAERLGSFFKGRRILARVSGDIFGVALPCANAEQVSSIVAQLLASFRSIPVETAEGRVHVTISAGGAAYNDAEDLTRAKDLMVQAETALQEAKRGGRGRYMSYIVNDKQREQFRTWLKTSDTLLTALGGNRLVLAFQPIIAAKTGQVKFYETLVRMVDADGKLVAAGEFMPVVEQMGIARLVDQCISKMALEELKTYPDLTLSINISAWTLDEPTWLRYLLKTLRETPEIAERLIVEITETVALSDMSRARSFVRTLQALGARVALDDFGTGNTSFRQIKELGVDIVKIDKSFVRRMATTYDNRLFVQTLQKLAEGCSVETVGEGAETAQEVEMLQKDGITYIQGYAYGFPSVERLWLGQDDHARLPENVRALQAGEKKREQPSSAGAG, encoded by the coding sequence ATGTTCGAGGACGACAAAGACAAGAACGCCACCGATCAGGCAAAGAAAACAACCTTAGATTATGAAACGATTCAAAAATTTCTGCGCGATATGGGGGAGGCCGCTTATCACTGGGACGCAAAACAGGACAGCCTTTCCTGGATCAGCAGTGAATGTAAAGATTTCCGCTTTGCTGACGGCATTGCCGATATGAATGCTTTCCAAAAACAGCTGAACCCGCAGGATGCCGCAGGACGGCAGGCTTTTATCCATGAATTGTCACAGGCGGAGCCGGGCACGAAGCGTGATATGTCCTATCGCGTCAACGCGGCGGATGGCCGTGTTTTTGAAGTGCGCGAAACCGCAACATCTGCGCGTGACGGGGATGGCGGCTGCTATATTTACGGTCGTATTCAACCGCATAAACAGGTCGAAAGCTTTGAAAAGGATAAGCTGACCGGGCTGTATATGCGTCAATGGTTTCTGCACCGCATCACGGCAGAAAGCGCCGATGCCGCAGCAGCAGGGAAAGACGCCGCAGGCCATGTGCTGGCAATCGGTATTGACCGTCTGGCCATGTATAACGAGGCATTCGGCGCACATGTCACGGATGAGATCATTCGCGGTGTTGCGGAACGGCTGGGCAGCTTCTTTAAAGGGCGGCGCATATTGGCGCGTGTCTCCGGTGATATTTTCGGTGTGGCCTTGCCTTGTGCGAATGCCGAACAGGTGTCATCAATTGTGGCACAGCTTTTGGCATCTTTCCGCAGTATTCCGGTCGAAACGGCGGAGGGGCGTGTGCATGTCACGATCTCGGCCGGGGGCGCAGCTTATAACGACGCAGAAGATTTGACGCGGGCCAAAGATTTGATGGTGCAGGCGGAAACCGCATTGCAAGAGGCAAAACGCGGCGGCCGCGGTCGTTATATGAGCTATATCGTCAATGACAAGCAACGCGAACAGTTCCGCACATGGCTGAAAACAAGCGATACGCTGCTGACGGCGCTGGGCGGTAACCGCCTTGTGCTGGCTTTCCAGCCGATTATCGCCGCGAAAACCGGACAGGTGAAATTCTATGAAACGCTGGTGCGGATGGTAGATGCCGACGGCAAGCTGGTGGCGGCAGGGGAATTCATGCCGGTTGTGGAACAGATGGGGATTGCGCGTCTGGTCGATCAGTGCATTTCGAAAATGGCGCTGGAGGAATTGAAAACCTATCCGGATCTGACCCTGTCGATCAATATCTCGGCATGGACACTGGACGAGCCGACATGGCTGCGCTATCTGCTGAAAACGCTCAGGGAAACGCCGGAAATCGCCGAACGCCTGATCGTGGAAATTACCGAAACAGTGGCGCTGAGTGATATGAGCCGCGCCCGTTCTTTCGTCCGCACATTACAGGCGCTGGGCGCGCGCGTCGCGTTGGATGATTTTGGTACGGGGAACACTTCTTTCCGTCAAATCAAGGAGTTGGGCGTCGATATTGTGAAAATAGATAAATCATTTGTCCGCCGCATGGCGACGACTTACGATAACCGTCTTTTTGTACAAACATTGCAAAAGCTGGCTGAGGGGTGCAGCGTGGAAACCGTCGGTGAAGGGGCGGAAACGGCACAAGAGGTCGAAATGCTGCAAAAAGACGGCATCACCTATATTCAGGGCTATGCCTACGGCTTCCCCTCTGTCGAGAGGCTTTGGCTGGGGCAGGATGATCATGCGCGTTTACCGGAGAATGTCCGCGCCTTGCAGGCGGGGGAGAAAAAGCGGGAACAACCCTCATCAGCCGGAGCAGGATAA
- a CDS encoding electron transfer flavoprotein subunit beta/FixA family protein: MKLLVPVKRVIDAYVKPRVKSDQTGVELTNVKMDINPFCEIAVEEAVRMKEKGIATEIVVVSIGEPKCEETLRKALAIGADRAILVETGGQEAEPLAVAKILKALVEKDSIDTVILGKQSIDGDNNQTGQMLAALLGWGQGTFASAVEKDGDALKVTREVDGGLETLSVKLPAVVTTDLRLNEPRYVKLPNIMQAKKKPLDKIAVSDLGVDLTPRVTVLKVTEPPQRTGGDLLEGSAAELVGQMMEKVGNRLAG, from the coding sequence ATGAAACTACTCGTCCCCGTAAAACGCGTCATTGACGCCTATGTGAAACCCCGCGTCAAAAGCGACCAAACCGGCGTTGAGCTGACCAATGTCAAAATGGACATTAACCCGTTCTGCGAAATCGCGGTGGAAGAAGCCGTGCGCATGAAGGAAAAAGGTATCGCAACGGAAATCGTGGTCGTCAGCATCGGGGAGCCGAAATGCGAGGAAACCCTGCGCAAGGCACTGGCCATCGGCGCGGACCGCGCCATTCTGGTGGAAACAGGCGGGCAGGAGGCGGAGCCGCTGGCTGTTGCCAAAATTCTGAAAGCCCTTGTTGAAAAAGACTCCATTGATACGGTCATCCTCGGCAAACAGTCGATTGACGGTGATAACAACCAGACGGGCCAAATGCTGGCCGCATTGCTGGGATGGGGGCAGGGTACATTCGCCTCTGCTGTTGAAAAAGACGGTGATGCGCTGAAAGTCACGCGCGAGGTTGACGGCGGTCTGGAAACCCTGTCGGTCAAACTGCCGGCGGTTGTCACAACGGATCTGCGCTTGAACGAGCCGCGCTACGTCAAACTCCCCAATATCATGCAGGCCAAGAAAAAGCCGCTGGATAAAATCGCCGTAAGCGATCTGGGCGTTGATTTAACGCCGCGCGTGACGGTTCTGAAAGTCACCGAACCGCCGCAGCGTACAGGCGGTGATCTGCTGGAAGGCTCTGCCGCCGAACTGGTCGGACAGATGATGGAAAAAGTTGGAAACCGCCTTGCGGGTTAA